DNA from Cyprinus carpio isolate SPL01 chromosome B3, ASM1834038v1, whole genome shotgun sequence:
TGGTGCTCTTTTGTCATTTGTGCAACTTGATGGTCCCTAGCCACTGCATGTGTTCTTTTTTGTGCTCCACCATAGaaagaaataatttgttttgaacaacatgagggtaatgATGAGGCTAATGACAGAGTTGttatttttggattaactattcctttaGTACCTTTGTGTTGCAGGGGCTTTATCTCAGTTTGTAAGCCAAACTTCTGCAAAGGCACAGAGGCCCCGGAGGAAGCCACTTCCCTTGTGTGACCCAGATATGTGCACCCTTAGCGGGTTAGCTGCTTTAAATGTGTCCTCCTCCTCTCACATTGACCCAGAATCTAATGGTCACTCTACAAGTGGACACCTCTGTTTTCTTGAGACACTGCTccatatttactaaaataaaaacagcacagcTGCCTCACAGTGCTCGAAAACCTGCCAGGCCCAGTGGTCTGTTTGTTTGGGCCACGAAAGGGAGGGAGCTTTAATCAAGATGTAAAAAACTAATATGACAGCAACTGCAACCCAGCTATCGACCTCCTCCCTGAAATAAGTGCTTCCATTAACAAAACCGTGAGGTCAATGATACGCCCCAAATCGCTATTTTCGGCTCCTCGTTTTGCGCGGCGGTGCCGCTGAATTGAAAAGACTCACGCTGCTCTTTTTGAGCTTTAGGTACAATAATGCTGATAAACAGATCTGCATACATGCAGAGCAAGGCGCATGGCTCAGGTCTCACACTCGATACAAAATGACAGATTTGTCAAGAGCAGCCCTTTTATCTTGGAATTATTCGTGATCGCTCTGTCTTTGTATGTCTGTCAGATGGACGAAGGACGCTGACAGGCCTACCGGAGCAAGACAGGTGAAGAGGACATGAAAAGACTGGGAAAACATTGAAGGATATCAATGAATCGCCACAATATACACTCCACAACTCTCTGTTGCCGCAAAGGGCTCGAAACACAATTAAATCAAGTCTCACATCGTGGGTTGAGGGTATTGAAATGCTAACGCAGGGCTAGACAACTGACCATGACCCATCACGTGTATTAGCCCACACATGGCACCAAACATAACGGCCAAAGGCTCTCAGAGGCCAATCGTGAGATGAACTCATCCACAACAGCTTGCATTAAGGGCCTGTGATGGGAATAGTCAAATAAGCTGAGTAAATCACGGTCTAAAGCAGCACGGCACGATGCATCCCAACCCCTCGCTGCTGTCAGTCTGCCTTTACTAATAAAGCTAAGACCAGCCTGTTGCTAGGTAACCTATACATAGGCCACCCTCAACCCCCCGCTTGTGCTGGAGATTCTTGGTCCAGCGTAACAAACAGCTCAGTCTTTCTCCTGGCACAGGGGATGCTGAGGTTGCTTTATCTGGAGATGAGGTTTTTAATCTAAAGAAAAGGTTCCTACCCTATGAACTCTTATATAAGCTGACTTTTCCCATTGCCCTGGGAGATACGAGAGCGAGGACTCATTTCACGATTTTGTGGACATGTAACCTGATGGACACATGGGCGAGAAGCTCATTTCTGTTAATTAGCCCAGGTGGGTGGGGGGAGGGAATATTAGGCATGTGCAATACAAAGTGTTGTTTTGTTAAGGCAAAATAATGGTAAGAAACAGAGCTTGTTACATTTCATCAGCTGATTTGCCTTCCTGTCCAAAAAGCACATACAAATTGTGCACACTTCCAGCAAGAAAGCTTGCATAACATAATCACATGCTCTCCAcaaataattcagaattcatGATCCATTCGATGGACACACACGAATGCCTGGCTTGTTTTCGAGCACCCGGCAATGGTCTTTGGAGAAAATGTCAAGTGGGCTCATTGGTAGTTTGGCTGCATCGTAACGACAGGCTACGGCAGCACCTGCAACCCTCAGCTACAATCACTGTTTTCATCTTGTTTTGCAGTCAAGAACTGCTCCTACTTCAAACACTTCACATCAGGGGAAGAGGCTGAAGTTTTTGAAGTAAAGACTCAGAAAGGTAAGGTTTTCCCCCTTTGAAATCATGTGTGGATAGTGCAAAGCTTTCCACTTAAAACCAAGCAGAGATGgaggaaatcaaattaaattagctGTGTAAGCCATTCTCAGTGCTGGATGGACTGCTTGCAAACTGTAGTCCATTACTGAatacaaattacatgacaaaaattgaagttagtaacgtaatccattagaTTACATATTTTAGGTAATGTAAaatgactactttttgattacttttgacctaacttgtttaaCTTAACTGAATTGTTAGATAATCTTGCaccatattgttttaaaaatgcaaagagaaaaaaattatattccgttcattgtaattaacaacatgaagtgcattaaattacatcaaggtttcccaaactggggtttgtgaaggaactgcagggggtttgtgaacTTAAAGAAAAGCTAATAATTGCCTGCGTCACGTGACCATTAACCAAAACGAAAAAACAAAGACCAAGtatcaaaaatcaataaaaagtaactgtagtaggattacaagtattttaaaatgtaattacaaataaCTATTTTATGGTATCCTGTTACGTTATCCAGATTACAagcaattttactttaaatttttgcCCGATAAATGTTAAACCAATCCTGTTAACTTGGTATGAAGGAGTGACCCACTGAATAACTTATTAATACATAACAACACACTATGTTGTGGCAATGAGCTTTGCATATGCAAGTATTGCTCCCAAGATATAATGATACAACatatctgttattattttttaaaagttatgctATGTAAATACCTCACTCTTCTTTAGACATAATGTCCACCGATCTCAGGcagtgcaatctggcaaccaaaTACGGCCATTGGCATTACATTTTCTGGATACTTGAGCAGAGCGCATCTTAGCTATTTCACGCTCTAGCTCGGTCATTGCGTTAAAGTGGAATAAAGCCTTATCTGAGTTTGATAAAGTGCTGAATGCAGTGAGACGTGAAGCGAAGCACAAATGCTTCATCGCCACGCATTTCCTGAGCCACATCCTAAAATGCCAATACTCATTGATCTGTCTGTATTACTAATTAATGACACATTAACTGCAACATTAGTCTAGAGGTCAGACTGATTAGGCAGATCATCTGAATTAGCAAAGCAGATGAATCATTCTTGAATTATCTGCTTGTGAATACAAGGTGCCTGCAGAGTTGTTTAGTGAATGCAAGCTCTTTTGGTgaagcagcagctgaaaaaaaaacattgataacaaCGAATGAAATTGGACAAATACACGTAAACCTATCAAAAACATAGTTTAGTTAGCTTGGATTCTCATTGGGGCCTCATTAGGAATCCAACCTTACTAACCTTGAAAGAAATAAACTCACATCAGAATACACACAAAACTACAAATCGTCAAATTCAACATGCTTTCTTTTTGTTCCCTTTAGCATGCTACCAGGTTAGCCTGCATTGCACAGAGCATAGCACAAATTTACTacatatatgattatattaaataCTGAATTAGGTTTAGATGTTGTAATATAAGCAGGATTATCTGTGACAGCTGTATGCATAATTGAAGACAtgttttaaaagaacaatttaataataatgttgcgATAAGATCTCAGGAAGACCTGGTCTTGCTTTGATTCGCTCTTTGTGATTTTCTTCCATCAGAGTACAACATCTCAGCTGCTGCCATTGCCATCTTCAGTTTGGCCTTCATGACCCTGGGCAGTCTCTGCCTCCTGGGGGCTTTTGGGAAGGGCAGAGACTACCTGCTGAGACCAGCTGGCATGTTCTTTGCTTTTGCAGGTAAGCGCTATGTTAAACTGAATATATCTtcttaaaattttgtattttgtgcaATTGAACTGGTACAATGCTTCTCACATTCAAGACAATTAAGCACACTGCTTTTTAACAAGGGTGATTTTAAGACACTATCAGGATTACAACTTGCTACATTCATGCAGTAGCAACTGGTCAAGTGTCCTGCAGGCTGAAAGCAGCTGTGAGCGTTTATACGTACTCAAGGACTTGCAGGATGGTGTAATTTAACGCCGATGAATCAATAGTCTAGAAACCCCAGACACCAACCACAAAACCACCATCTTTATTCACCATTTAACCTCTGTGACCTTCCTCACCCTCACAGGTCTGTGCATCGTCATCTCAGTGGAGATCATGAGGCAGTCGGTCAAACGCATGATTGACAGCGACGAGACCATATGGATCGAGTACTACTATTCATGGTCCTTCGCTTGCGCCTGCGCCTCGTtcaccctcctcttcctcagcgGCATCAGCCTTCTCATCATCTCCATGCCACACATGCCCAGAAACCCCTGGGAGACCTGCATGGATGCCGAACCAGAGCCCATAGACTAGTGTAGCGTCGACCACCGAGTAAGAGCGCAACGCAACTGACAAGAGTCACACTAGCAGAGCGAATGATAATGATGCATTGCATTTGTAGATGATGATAGTGATGCATTGATATTTTTAACTAAGCATTGACAGAGACGTcaaattatttaaagggatagattatcctaaacttttttttctatttgtatagaTTCTTTGAAATTGTGTTTCGGcagaagtcagtcagtcatacaggtttaaagtaaatgattacattaaaCTATCCCATTAAGGTCTATATGAAATATCTAACATTAACTTTGTATGTTTTACAGCAtatgaaatcattattatatgcATTCATGCTTATATGCAATAGACGACAGCTTAGAATGTATATTTAGGGACTTGTATATAATATGCAAAGCTTACAGTCTGTTA
Protein-coding regions in this window:
- the LOC109047700 gene encoding voltage-dependent calcium channel gamma-1 subunit-like, translated to MLEDKKTKVKITFLVILVGISSMLAAVVTDHWAVLSPRVERLNTTCEAAHFGLWRLCKKSIFIVEEDPQGKGCGPISLPGVKNCSYFKHFTSGEEAEVFEVKTQKEYNISAAAIAIFSLAFMTLGSLCLLGAFGKGRDYLLRPAGMFFAFAGLCIVISVEIMRQSVKRMIDSDETIWIEYYYSWSFACACASFTLLFLSGISLLIISMPHMPRNPWETCMDAEPEPID